The following are from one region of the Rosistilla carotiformis genome:
- a CDS encoding efflux RND transporter permease subunit gives MLSNLFYRNRRLLCLAVGLIFVAGLSSYSVLPRAEDPELTPRFAIVNTVVPGFNATRVEALVTERVEQAIREIDEVKEITSSSRAGVSTIGIELNANVYAVDEVWSRVRDKIDAVAHELPAGTLDPVFEKVKIKANAMLVGITWQRDGDPNYSLLRRLAKQLKEQLERIAGTESVDLYGAPDEEFLVTVKPEELAALKLTASDIADQLARSDAKVSAGQLRGASSDLLMGIDNELDSERRIAGMPIRTSDDGPVVQLGDVAEIQRDVVRPLTNVAVIDRLDAVVLGIRVRSEYQIGPWNRDVTGRLAEFESSLPPGIGIDKLFDQNDYVDKRLAGLGQNLLLGCLAVFLITFLMMGLRNALVVSFSLPLSSMMVLAGMRLLEIPIHQISVTGLIISLGLLIDNAIVVVDETSHRIREGSAPADAVAAAVKHLLVPLFGSTLTTALSFAPIAIMRGPDGEFVGAIGVSVILAIASSFLLAVTIIPALAAMGRVRPDRSHWFAWFDRGLAIKPLAAAYRSLLQMSLAVPALGIALGLVAPILGFLMVGSLPIQFFPPADRDQVYIDLELNAHASIHNTRDTARRLTETLTAHPAVDAVHWFLGESAPTFYYNVVRSRRNLPSYGQAIVKLRTDVATPEIIHDLQALVDNRCPFARVLVRQLEQGAGFDAPVEVRVLGPDLDQLRRLGTEFRDLLVSTPGVIHSRVQLDEAVPKVAFSIDEAEARIAGLSHEAIANQLQTTLEGSTGGAVVETTEQLPVRVRAGNQRRSSMSEIASINLLASQPGRSGSSIPISAIATIGLEADSAEIPRLDGQRMNEIQGFIPAGMLPSTVIDDFKRRIARANIQLPTGYSISFGGEEQTRNTAVDNLMASVVVIVVLMVAAMVLTFGSFRLAALIFVVAGLSFGISHLAVWISGYPFGFMAIVGSMGLVGVAINDSIVVLAAIRQDPAARTGDHDALVDVVMRSTRHVTATTLTTIAGFTPLFLAGGGFWPPLAITIAGGVGGATLIALFFVPAVYVLIAAAQEQPEISPSIQAT, from the coding sequence ATGCTCTCCAACCTCTTCTACCGGAATCGACGACTGCTGTGTCTGGCGGTGGGGCTGATCTTTGTCGCCGGGCTCTCGTCGTACAGCGTCCTGCCGCGGGCCGAGGATCCCGAACTGACGCCACGCTTTGCGATCGTGAACACCGTCGTGCCAGGCTTCAACGCGACCCGTGTCGAAGCGTTGGTGACCGAACGCGTCGAACAAGCGATCCGCGAGATCGATGAGGTCAAAGAGATCACGTCGTCCAGCCGCGCCGGGGTGTCGACGATCGGAATCGAACTCAACGCCAACGTCTACGCTGTCGATGAGGTTTGGTCGCGGGTCCGCGACAAGATCGACGCGGTGGCCCACGAATTGCCCGCCGGAACGCTCGACCCCGTCTTCGAAAAGGTCAAGATCAAGGCGAACGCGATGCTCGTTGGGATCACTTGGCAACGCGACGGAGATCCGAATTATTCGCTGTTGCGCAGACTGGCCAAACAACTGAAGGAACAACTCGAACGCATCGCCGGAACCGAGTCGGTCGATCTGTATGGAGCTCCCGATGAAGAGTTCTTGGTGACGGTTAAACCGGAAGAGTTGGCGGCGTTGAAGTTGACGGCCAGCGATATCGCCGACCAATTGGCCCGCAGCGACGCCAAGGTTTCGGCTGGCCAGTTGCGCGGCGCCAGCAGCGATCTATTGATGGGGATCGACAACGAACTCGATTCCGAACGTCGAATCGCCGGGATGCCGATCCGGACCTCCGACGACGGACCGGTCGTGCAATTGGGCGATGTCGCGGAGATCCAACGCGATGTCGTCCGTCCGCTGACAAACGTGGCCGTGATCGACCGCTTGGATGCGGTGGTGCTGGGGATTCGCGTTCGTTCCGAGTATCAGATCGGTCCCTGGAATCGCGATGTCACCGGGCGATTGGCTGAATTTGAATCCTCCCTTCCGCCAGGGATCGGCATCGACAAACTGTTCGACCAGAACGACTACGTCGACAAACGCTTGGCAGGTCTTGGCCAGAATCTGTTGTTGGGTTGTCTGGCCGTCTTTCTGATCACCTTTTTGATGATGGGCTTGCGGAACGCGTTGGTCGTCTCCTTTTCGCTCCCGCTGTCGTCGATGATGGTCCTGGCTGGGATGCGTCTTTTGGAGATTCCGATCCACCAGATTTCGGTCACCGGATTGATCATCTCGCTTGGCCTGTTGATCGACAATGCGATCGTTGTAGTCGACGAAACCAGTCATCGGATTCGCGAGGGTTCCGCTCCAGCCGATGCCGTCGCCGCCGCAGTCAAACATCTGTTGGTGCCGTTGTTTGGTTCGACGCTGACGACCGCGCTGTCGTTTGCCCCGATCGCCATCATGCGCGGCCCCGATGGCGAGTTTGTGGGAGCGATTGGTGTCAGCGTGATCCTCGCGATCGCCAGTTCCTTCCTGTTGGCGGTGACGATCATTCCCGCGCTGGCAGCGATGGGAAGAGTTCGGCCAGACAGGTCGCATTGGTTCGCATGGTTCGATCGCGGGCTGGCGATCAAACCTTTGGCCGCTGCCTATCGCTCGCTGCTTCAGATGTCGCTTGCCGTGCCAGCGCTAGGGATCGCGTTGGGCTTGGTCGCTCCGATTCTGGGATTTTTGATGGTCGGAAGCTTGCCGATCCAATTTTTCCCGCCGGCCGATCGCGATCAGGTCTACATCGATCTGGAATTGAACGCCCATGCTTCGATCCACAACACACGCGACACAGCGCGTCGTTTGACCGAGACGCTGACCGCGCATCCGGCGGTCGACGCAGTCCATTGGTTCTTGGGCGAATCGGCTCCCACGTTCTACTACAACGTCGTTCGCAGCCGACGGAACCTGCCTTCGTATGGACAAGCGATCGTCAAGCTTCGCACGGACGTTGCCACTCCCGAGATCATCCACGACTTGCAAGCGTTGGTCGACAATCGCTGCCCATTTGCTCGCGTCTTGGTCCGCCAGTTGGAACAGGGGGCCGGCTTCGATGCGCCGGTCGAGGTCCGCGTCCTTGGCCCCGATCTCGATCAACTGCGTCGCTTGGGAACCGAGTTCCGCGACCTGCTGGTCTCGACGCCGGGCGTGATCCACAGCCGTGTGCAGTTGGACGAAGCGGTTCCCAAAGTCGCGTTTTCGATCGACGAAGCCGAAGCTCGAATCGCGGGGCTCAGCCACGAAGCGATTGCCAACCAATTGCAGACCACGCTCGAAGGGAGCACCGGAGGGGCGGTCGTCGAAACGACCGAGCAGTTGCCGGTCCGCGTCCGCGCGGGGAATCAACGCCGTTCCAGTATGTCCGAGATCGCGTCGATCAATCTGCTGGCTTCCCAACCGGGCCGCAGCGGATCGTCGATTCCGATCTCCGCGATCGCCACGATCGGACTGGAAGCCGACAGCGCCGAGATCCCGCGACTCGATGGCCAACGCATGAACGAGATTCAAGGCTTCATCCCCGCGGGCATGTTGCCTTCGACAGTCATCGACGATTTCAAACGCAGGATCGCAAGAGCCAACATCCAATTGCCCACGGGGTACAGCATTTCGTTTGGAGGCGAAGAGCAGACCCGCAACACCGCCGTCGACAACCTGATGGCCAGCGTCGTGGTGATCGTCGTGCTGATGGTCGCGGCGATGGTGCTGACCTTCGGATCGTTTCGGTTGGCAGCGTTGATCTTCGTTGTCGCCGGTCTCTCGTTTGGCATCAGCCATCTTGCCGTCTGGATTTCCGGATATCCCTTTGGGTTCATGGCGATCGTCGGATCGATGGGGTTGGTCGGCGTTGCGATCAACGATTCGATCGTCGTACTGGCAGCGATCCGTCAGGATCCCGCGGCACGAACTGGCGACCACGACGCGTTGGTCGATGTCGTGATGCGATCGACGCGGCACGTCACGGCAACCACTCTGACCACCATCGCTGGTTTCACGCCTCTGTTTTTAGCTGGTGGCGGTTTCTGGCCGCCGTTGGCGATCACGATCGCTGGCGGTGTCGGCGGTGCGACCCTGATCGCATTGTTTTTTGTCCCCGCAGTTTATGTCTTGATCGCAGCGGCTCAAGAGCAGCCGGAGATCAGCCCGTCCATTCAAGCAACATGA
- a CDS encoding TolC family protein, which yields MLSNDPNRPIAAAACPLGGRIRAVGLALWVVSWLLSLGGCGYLAQWKTNGHKVGPDHVAPTAAVAEHWIDFNNPKLISSQNGVDDENWWRLFGDPEIEKIVSAAQTNYLPLRIAMLRIQEARLQRAIAVGNLLPQSQEFFAEFQRIQNSDNGNQIGIADLGNTFDLYQFGFNANWELDVWGRLRRQIESEGAKVQGTIEDRRDVKLSLVSDAIAAYIEIRTNQDRLVFAHANIKAQQKTLELAESRFKNGSVSKLDVTQARANLEATRAAIPELERSLRVANNRLCVLLGLSPRDLIAQMGWAGVPTTPDAILVGMPVDLLRRRPDIRSAERAIASQSALIGVAAADLFPTFSLRGTINWQSFNFPDLFESAANAGAIIPGVRWNLLNYGRLMNNVQIQETRLERTIVEYRQAVLKAGSEVEDAMVRFVKAREQIASRERAVAATAESIEIATLQYEEGTVEFDRVNELRKDLVRQQDLLALARGEAALGIIAIYRTLGGGWSAADQAISNCAPAPIIQAEPAPPMQSIPSQESKPPLTASRSPQVIVRTIGTQTPLSKSPYQPIEASQPTSLGVPKSRRQVDRSAPPVSHR from the coding sequence ATGCTATCGAACGACCCCAACCGCCCGATCGCTGCCGCTGCCTGCCCGTTGGGTGGGCGGATCCGCGCGGTCGGTCTGGCATTGTGGGTGGTTAGTTGGCTGCTCTCGCTGGGAGGCTGCGGCTACCTGGCTCAATGGAAAACCAACGGTCACAAAGTCGGCCCCGATCATGTCGCTCCCACCGCCGCGGTTGCGGAGCATTGGATCGATTTCAACAATCCCAAGCTGATCAGTTCGCAAAATGGCGTCGACGACGAGAACTGGTGGCGGTTGTTCGGAGATCCGGAGATCGAAAAGATCGTCTCGGCCGCCCAGACCAACTATCTGCCGTTGCGGATCGCGATGCTGCGAATCCAAGAGGCCCGATTGCAGCGGGCCATTGCGGTGGGAAATCTTCTGCCGCAATCGCAGGAGTTTTTCGCGGAGTTCCAGCGGATCCAAAACAGTGACAACGGGAACCAGATCGGAATCGCCGATCTCGGCAATACGTTCGACCTCTATCAATTTGGCTTTAACGCCAACTGGGAACTGGATGTTTGGGGGCGTTTGCGGCGTCAGATCGAATCCGAAGGAGCCAAGGTGCAGGGGACGATCGAAGACCGCCGCGACGTGAAGCTGTCGTTGGTCTCCGACGCGATTGCGGCTTACATCGAGATCCGCACCAACCAAGATCGCCTCGTGTTCGCACACGCCAATATCAAAGCTCAGCAGAAAACGTTGGAGCTGGCCGAATCGCGATTCAAGAACGGTTCGGTCTCCAAGCTGGATGTGACGCAGGCGCGGGCCAATCTGGAAGCGACACGGGCCGCGATCCCCGAACTGGAACGGAGTCTACGTGTTGCGAACAACCGACTGTGTGTTCTGCTGGGGCTCTCCCCGCGGGATCTGATCGCGCAGATGGGGTGGGCCGGCGTCCCGACGACTCCCGATGCGATCTTGGTCGGAATGCCGGTCGATCTGCTGCGTCGGCGTCCCGACATTCGCAGCGCCGAACGGGCGATCGCCTCGCAAAGTGCGCTGATCGGCGTCGCCGCAGCCGACCTGTTTCCAACGTTTTCGCTGCGCGGGACCATCAATTGGCAATCGTTCAATTTTCCCGACCTGTTCGAATCGGCAGCCAATGCCGGAGCGATCATCCCCGGGGTTCGCTGGAACTTGTTGAACTATGGCCGTCTGATGAACAACGTCCAGATTCAGGAGACGCGGTTGGAGCGGACGATCGTCGAATACCGCCAGGCGGTTTTGAAAGCGGGAAGCGAGGTGGAGGATGCGATGGTTCGATTCGTCAAAGCGCGGGAGCAGATCGCGAGTCGCGAGCGAGCGGTTGCGGCGACCGCTGAATCGATCGAAATCGCCACGCTGCAATATGAAGAGGGGACGGTTGAATTCGATCGCGTCAACGAATTGCGCAAAGACCTCGTTCGCCAACAAGATCTGTTGGCCCTGGCTCGTGGCGAAGCGGCCCTTGGGATCATCGCGATCTACCGAACGCTCGGCGGCGGTTGGAGCGCGGCGGACCAAGCGATCAGCAACTGCGCTCCCGCGCCAATCATCCAAGCGGAGCCTGCGCCGCCCATGCAATCCATCCCTTCGCAGGAATCCAAACCGCCGCTCACCGCCAGCCGCTCGCCCCAGGTGATCGTACGCACGATCGGTACGCAAACGCCTCTCTCCAAGAGCCCCTACCAACCGATTGAGGCGAGCCAGCCGACGTCGCTTGGCGTGCCAAAGTCGCGGCGACAGGTTGATCGTTCGGCGCCGCCAGTGAGTCATCGGTAA
- a CDS encoding efflux RND transporter periplasmic adaptor subunit: MNEQEAPYRAPLTTAGRRRGGGIQVALATMLLVAVAIGAGLAASSMRRSDHPATDRSLGESSRPHTAGGNASTLPVETMQVQRVESYARERTFTGIIKPARQSELSFERQGEVVEVSADLGDRVEKGQPLARIGDRRLKVKRLGLEAQHREALAVLAELEAGPRKESIAAQRATVQDLAAQADAADQMAKRRQRLLLASASSREEAEQAAFSLTAVEARLQSAQKVLDELTAGTRQERLDAQKAIVAQFDASIQDVDIEIEKSQIVAPYDAFVTERSVDEGSIAQPGSTIFRIIEDTSLEVWVGVPAAIAASIQTGETLPVIVRKQSFDATVRSRIADLDHQTLTQTIVLTLDNVSPQQIVPGEVARLAFTQEIPVDGFWIPLAAISRGGQGLWSVLAVVGDGDETTTTERRDVELIETQGERALVRGTLETGDWIVSSGTHRLTTKQAIRVPEPTDDVDESAPLPATEPASQDGMSPAEKPPEPLDLVPTPRSDRPIASLAPTAS, encoded by the coding sequence ATGAACGAACAAGAGGCCCCCTATCGAGCGCCGCTTACGACCGCTGGACGGCGTCGCGGGGGAGGAATCCAAGTTGCCTTGGCGACGATGCTGTTGGTCGCCGTGGCGATCGGCGCCGGGCTCGCCGCATCGTCGATGCGGCGTTCCGATCATCCGGCAACCGACCGCAGCCTGGGCGAAAGCTCGCGACCGCACACAGCGGGTGGAAACGCGTCGACGTTGCCGGTCGAAACGATGCAGGTTCAACGCGTGGAGAGCTACGCTCGCGAGCGAACGTTCACCGGAATCATCAAACCGGCGCGCCAGAGCGAGCTGAGTTTTGAACGCCAGGGAGAGGTCGTCGAAGTCTCCGCGGATCTGGGCGATCGGGTCGAAAAGGGGCAGCCTTTGGCGCGGATCGGCGATCGTCGACTGAAAGTCAAACGGCTGGGGCTCGAAGCGCAGCACCGCGAAGCGCTGGCGGTCCTTGCCGAACTGGAAGCCGGGCCGCGCAAGGAATCGATCGCGGCTCAGCGTGCGACAGTTCAAGACCTTGCCGCCCAGGCCGACGCCGCCGACCAGATGGCCAAACGGCGGCAGCGGTTGTTGCTGGCGAGTGCTTCGTCACGCGAAGAAGCCGAGCAGGCGGCCTTTTCATTGACGGCGGTGGAAGCTCGATTGCAATCAGCTCAGAAGGTGCTCGATGAATTGACAGCCGGTACGCGTCAGGAACGGTTGGACGCCCAGAAGGCGATCGTGGCCCAGTTCGACGCGTCGATTCAAGATGTTGATATCGAGATCGAAAAGAGCCAGATAGTCGCCCCTTACGATGCGTTTGTCACCGAGCGGTCGGTCGACGAGGGATCGATCGCCCAACCGGGGTCGACGATCTTCCGGATCATCGAAGACACATCGCTGGAAGTTTGGGTCGGTGTTCCGGCAGCGATCGCCGCATCGATCCAAACGGGCGAAACATTGCCGGTGATCGTTCGCAAGCAATCGTTCGATGCGACGGTCCGATCGCGGATCGCGGACCTGGATCATCAAACGCTCACCCAAACCATCGTCTTGACACTCGACAACGTCTCGCCGCAGCAGATTGTCCCGGGCGAAGTCGCTCGGTTGGCGTTCACTCAAGAGATTCCAGTCGATGGTTTCTGGATCCCGTTGGCCGCGATCTCACGCGGCGGCCAGGGACTGTGGTCGGTTCTCGCGGTCGTCGGCGATGGCGATGAAACGACCACGACGGAGCGACGCGATGTCGAACTGATCGAAACGCAAGGCGAACGGGCGCTGGTCCGCGGGACGCTGGAAACCGGCGACTGGATCGTCTCCAGCGGAACGCATCGGCTGACGACCAAGCAAGCGATCCGCGTTCCCGAACCGACTGATGACGTCGACGAATCGGCCCCCCTCCCCGCGACCGAACCCGCGTCGCAGGATGGGATGTCGCCCGCCGAAAAACCTCCCGAACCATTGGACCTCGTCCCCACGCCACGCTCGGATCGTCCGATCGCTTCGCTCGCCCCGACCGCCAGCTAA